Proteins encoded by one window of Yersinia massiliensis:
- a CDS encoding fimbria/pilus outer membrane usher protein, with protein MKHPALTFSRSGRLTPVAAALMTTFLSPTIFAVEPIDSVEGTNALQTSHPQSAEFDSIFLNTEHGGSGIDLSRFSKGGSVLPGTYRADIYLNNTLIGNETVEFKAREDKSVHACLSSSVIASLNLKTEALPSESLAPLKKEAGCVDLESLIPDAQVVFDNGEQRLDIAIPQALLLRTARGTVNPALWDSGVTSGMLGYSLNGYSSSSNGQTFNSAFAGINTGLNLGSWYFRHNGSYNWQENGDSKYTSINSYVQRDIPAAKGRVLLGESNTTGQLFDTVPFTGAQFSTDDRMLPESLRGYAPEVRGIARTNALVTVRQSGQVLYETTVSPGEFIIDDLYPTGYGGNLDVTVREADGSTQNFQVPFAAVAQLLRPGSQRYSLTVGKVRNDSLSFTPGLYQGTYQRGLNNSMTGYTGVQASEDYAAVQVGTAFSTPIGAVAVDVTQANTRLRDGNESGQSYQVSYSKVITETNSNLSVAAHRFSTQGYLDFSTAMQTLDAERQGYDANRIYRAKNRLTVTANQGLPEGWGQMYISGSLQDYWNKDGSDQQYQMGYSNNYKSMTYGVSVNRSRSGFGEMQNTYLLSMSFPLGRNDKANVPQMRLEMNRNGQGDWGEQASVSGSAGEQSQFSYGATAMNSNGGSGASGSVNGQYRGSKATTMASYGGSSSYQSGSIGLSGSMIAHPGGVTLTPYSSETFAVVEAKGAEGAEVSGYSGVKIDSRGYAVVPYLTAYQMNEITIDPKGTSYDVELESTSQKVAPNAGAVVMVKYKSTKGYPILVNATQSDGEPVPFGAQVLDTKGQVVGSVGQGGQIYARVSEERGRLQVSWGEGTGQQCYLNYILPPQLANGKASAMMRFTSTCVPQGQVDERRATTVKSE; from the coding sequence ATGAAACACCCTGCACTGACATTTTCCCGTAGTGGTCGCTTAACGCCCGTGGCGGCTGCTCTTATGACTACTTTTTTATCACCGACTATTTTTGCTGTTGAGCCTATCGATAGTGTCGAAGGAACCAACGCTCTTCAAACCAGTCATCCCCAGTCAGCTGAGTTTGACAGTATCTTTCTCAATACCGAACACGGTGGTTCCGGTATTGATTTAAGCCGCTTCTCGAAAGGGGGGAGTGTGCTGCCCGGCACCTATCGCGCTGATATTTATTTAAACAATACCCTGATTGGCAATGAGACGGTGGAATTTAAGGCCCGTGAGGATAAAAGTGTCCATGCCTGCTTATCTTCATCGGTCATTGCCAGTCTTAATCTCAAGACAGAAGCTCTACCGTCTGAATCATTGGCCCCGTTAAAAAAAGAAGCGGGCTGCGTCGATCTGGAGTCACTGATCCCCGATGCTCAGGTGGTTTTTGACAACGGCGAACAACGACTGGATATCGCTATTCCGCAGGCGCTGTTACTTCGTACCGCCCGTGGTACTGTCAATCCGGCTTTGTGGGACAGCGGTGTGACGTCAGGGATGTTGGGCTATTCGCTCAATGGCTACAGCAGTTCATCCAACGGACAGACATTTAACTCGGCTTTTGCTGGGATTAATACCGGATTAAACCTCGGCTCATGGTATTTCCGTCATAACGGCTCGTATAACTGGCAAGAAAATGGTGATAGCAAATACACCAGTATTAACAGTTATGTGCAGCGGGATATTCCGGCAGCCAAGGGCCGCGTGTTGTTGGGGGAATCCAATACGACTGGGCAGTTGTTCGATACAGTGCCGTTTACTGGTGCACAATTCAGTACCGACGACCGCATGTTGCCGGAATCATTACGTGGCTATGCGCCTGAAGTGCGCGGCATTGCGCGGACCAATGCGCTGGTTACCGTGCGCCAAAGCGGTCAGGTGTTGTATGAAACCACCGTTTCTCCCGGCGAATTTATCATTGATGACCTCTATCCTACCGGCTACGGCGGTAATTTGGATGTCACGGTACGTGAAGCTGACGGAAGCACACAGAATTTTCAGGTGCCGTTTGCGGCAGTAGCGCAGTTACTGCGGCCCGGTTCGCAGCGTTACAGCCTGACAGTGGGTAAAGTGCGTAACGATTCACTCTCCTTTACCCCTGGTCTTTATCAGGGAACCTATCAGCGTGGCCTGAACAACAGCATGACCGGTTATACCGGTGTGCAGGCCAGTGAAGATTACGCGGCTGTACAGGTCGGGACTGCATTCAGTACCCCGATTGGGGCGGTGGCGGTTGACGTGACGCAGGCCAATACCCGGCTGCGGGACGGCAATGAAAGTGGCCAGAGCTATCAGGTCAGCTACAGCAAGGTTATTACTGAAACCAACAGTAATCTGAGTGTGGCGGCGCACCGCTTTTCGACTCAGGGCTATCTGGATTTTTCCACGGCGATGCAAACTCTTGATGCTGAACGTCAGGGCTATGATGCCAACCGTATCTATCGGGCAAAAAATCGCTTAACCGTGACCGCCAATCAGGGATTACCGGAGGGGTGGGGCCAAATGTATATCAGTGGCTCTTTGCAGGATTACTGGAATAAGGACGGCAGTGACCAGCAGTATCAGATGGGTTACAGCAATAATTATAAAAGCATGACCTACGGCGTCAGCGTGAACCGGAGTCGTTCTGGATTTGGCGAGATGCAGAATACTTATCTGCTCAGTATGAGCTTCCCGTTAGGGCGGAATGACAAAGCTAACGTGCCACAAATGCGACTGGAAATGAACCGCAACGGTCAGGGAGACTGGGGCGAACAGGCATCTGTCTCTGGCAGTGCTGGCGAGCAAAGCCAGTTCAGTTATGGGGCGACGGCCATGAACAGTAACGGCGGCTCGGGAGCCAGTGGCAGTGTCAACGGTCAGTACCGCGGTTCTAAAGCCACCACGATGGCCTCTTATGGCGGTAGCAGCAGTTATCAAAGTGGCTCTATCGGGCTCTCCGGCAGCATGATTGCTCATCCCGGTGGTGTGACATTAACGCCGTACAGCAGTGAAACGTTTGCGGTGGTGGAAGCCAAAGGGGCAGAAGGGGCCGAAGTGTCCGGCTACTCCGGCGTGAAAATTGATTCACGGGGCTATGCTGTGGTGCCGTATCTGACGGCCTACCAGATGAATGAGATCACTATTGATCCGAAAGGCACCTCTTATGACGTGGAGCTGGAATCGACCAGTCAGAAAGTGGCCCCGAATGCCGGTGCGGTGGTGATGGTGAAATATAAAAGCACCAAAGGGTACCCAATATTGGTCAATGCCACTCAATCGGATGGTGAACCGGTGCCGTTTGGGGCTCAAGTGTTAGACACGAAAGGCCAAGTGGTGGGTTCTGTCGGTCAAGGGGGACAGATTTATGCGCGGGTCAGCGAAGAACGGGGTCGCTTGCAAGTCAGCTGGGGTGAAGGTACCGGCCAACAATGTTATCTCAACTATATTCTGCCGCCACAATTAGCCAATGGTAAAGCCAGCGCGATGATGCGTTTTACCTCGACATGTGTGCCTCAGGGTCAGGTTGATGAGCGCCGGGCTACGACAGTAAAAAGTGAGTAA
- the mltC gene encoding membrane-bound lytic murein transglycosylase MltC, giving the protein MKKILALLVIAPLLVSCSGNKNQTDNDAFVKDTNGFDILMGQFAHNIENIWGLKEVLIAGPKDYVKYTDQYQTRSHINFDAGTITVETIATTDPAAHLRQAIITTLLMGDDPGSIDLYSDANDIQISKEPFLYGQVLDNNGEPIRWEWRASHFADYLLQTRMQKRTSGLHVIWSVTLQLVPNHLDKRAHKYLPLVRQSSERYGVEESLILAIMQTESSFNPYAVSRSDALGLMQVVQHTAGRDVFKLKGKGGQPSRSYLFDPANNIDAGTAYLSILQNTYLGGIQNTTSRRYAVITSYNGGAGSVLRVFHSDKNQAVNIINSMAPGDVFQTLTTKHPSSESRRYLVKVNSAQKNYRRH; this is encoded by the coding sequence ATGAAGAAAATTTTAGCTTTGCTGGTCATTGCACCATTGTTAGTTTCTTGTTCAGGCAATAAAAATCAAACAGACAACGACGCCTTTGTTAAAGATACTAACGGTTTTGATATTTTAATGGGGCAATTTGCCCACAACATCGAAAATATTTGGGGTTTAAAAGAAGTCTTAATCGCAGGTCCGAAAGATTATGTTAAATATACGGACCAATATCAAACTCGCAGCCATATTAACTTTGATGCCGGTACTATTACGGTTGAAACGATTGCCACGACAGATCCCGCAGCTCATTTGCGCCAAGCCATCATCACCACCTTATTAATGGGCGATGATCCTGGCTCTATCGATCTCTATTCTGATGCTAACGATATTCAGATCAGTAAAGAACCCTTCCTCTATGGGCAAGTGCTGGATAACAATGGCGAACCGATACGCTGGGAATGGCGAGCGTCTCATTTTGCTGATTATTTACTTCAAACCAGAATGCAGAAACGGACCTCAGGCTTGCATGTTATCTGGTCAGTCACGTTGCAATTAGTCCCTAACCATTTGGATAAACGTGCTCATAAATATCTGCCATTAGTGCGGCAATCTTCTGAACGCTACGGTGTAGAAGAATCACTCATCCTCGCGATTATGCAAACAGAATCGAGCTTTAACCCCTATGCCGTTAGCCGCTCTGATGCATTAGGTCTGATGCAGGTGGTTCAGCATACTGCTGGGCGAGATGTGTTCAAGCTGAAAGGGAAAGGCGGCCAGCCGAGTCGTAGTTATCTCTTTGACCCTGCAAATAATATTGATGCTGGGACAGCCTATCTGTCGATTTTGCAAAATACCTATCTAGGGGGCATTCAAAATACAACCTCGCGGCGTTATGCCGTTATCACCTCTTATAATGGTGGTGCAGGGAGCGTATTACGGGTGTTCCACAGCGATAAAAATCAGGCGGTAAATATTATCAACAGTATGGCGCCGGGGGATGTATTCCAAACGCTCACGACCAAACATCCATCGAGTGAATCTCGCCGTTATCTGGTGAAAGTGAACAGTGCGCAGAAGAACTACCGACGTCATTAG
- a CDS encoding fimbrial biogenesis chaperone, producing the protein MNSINRLFFTVFSTLLLILFTGYSVQASVVITGTRVIYPEKQKEVTVKVNNTGTGPVVLQSWIDNGDVNARPETLKVPFVLTPPINRVEPNKSQTLRISYTGATLPKDKESVFWLNVLEIPAKADAGSSQNYLQMAFRSRIKLFFRPAGLVGNPNDAAQSLIWTKVPGGLKATNPTPFHVSLVTVGMTGSKQAPVEGKMISPNNSLTFSLSGNTAGNSVDFEFVNDYGALNKLSQPIKP; encoded by the coding sequence ATGAACTCTATTAACCGTCTTTTTTTCACCGTCTTCTCAACCTTACTCTTGATTTTATTTACCGGATACTCTGTTCAGGCCAGTGTGGTTATTACCGGAACGCGGGTGATTTATCCGGAGAAACAAAAAGAAGTGACGGTCAAGGTTAATAACACTGGCACTGGGCCAGTCGTATTACAAAGCTGGATTGACAATGGCGATGTCAATGCCCGTCCGGAAACGTTAAAAGTGCCATTTGTGCTGACTCCTCCTATTAACCGAGTCGAGCCAAATAAAAGCCAGACACTGCGTATTAGTTATACCGGTGCGACTTTACCAAAAGATAAAGAATCTGTTTTCTGGCTTAATGTGTTGGAAATCCCAGCTAAAGCAGATGCGGGTAGTAGCCAGAATTATTTACAGATGGCATTCCGCTCCCGCATTAAATTATTCTTCCGTCCTGCGGGGTTAGTGGGCAATCCAAATGATGCCGCACAATCTTTGATCTGGACCAAAGTCCCCGGTGGACTGAAAGCGACTAATCCGACCCCGTTTCATGTTTCTTTGGTCACGGTGGGCATGACTGGCAGTAAACAAGCGCCGGTTGAAGGCAAAATGATTAGCCCTAATAACTCGCTGACCTTTTCGTTATCGGGAAATACCGCCGGTAATAGCGTTGATTTTGAATTTGTTAATGATTATGGCGCACTCAATAAATTGAGTCAGCCCATTAAGCCTTAA
- a CDS encoding fimbrial protein, whose product MKKILMICLVLIPIKSVYALNCTYITGREAINTTIQLQGANITVGPDMPDGTVLYRQYFKPSFQPAINCDGGHTFTVNDVIRLAPRPLSSWNGNPYPGQIYETGVPGIGFVAWYSGTPFPRLRTQGTAPGSVTRSFAPEFDISLVKIGPVTPGILLGSNLLTVGVDYNVQGVPTMPILTANFGGSINIVSRTCTTPSNINVQLGSHNINTEFKSVGSVTPWIDASIKFTDCPYFYGTKEDGRNFFYSNDGTQGTGASKANTITVTLTPSNPIINSASGIMAVNSSTQMPAAQGVGIQLGSGNNTETPVPFNFGSTPRFTPANDGTPTFKIPLSARYYQTSATVQPGRADGRLTFTINYY is encoded by the coding sequence ATGAAAAAAATCCTGATGATTTGTCTGGTTTTGATACCAATAAAATCAGTATATGCATTGAATTGCACCTATATCACGGGTAGGGAGGCGATAAATACTACCATTCAACTTCAGGGTGCCAATATTACTGTAGGTCCTGACATGCCAGACGGCACAGTGCTGTACCGACAATATTTCAAGCCATCGTTTCAACCTGCGATCAATTGCGATGGAGGCCATACTTTTACTGTAAATGATGTGATAAGGCTGGCACCCAGGCCATTATCATCCTGGAATGGGAACCCTTATCCCGGGCAAATATATGAAACCGGTGTTCCAGGTATTGGCTTTGTTGCCTGGTACTCGGGCACTCCGTTTCCGAGGTTAAGAACCCAGGGAACTGCCCCTGGTTCCGTCACCCGCAGCTTTGCACCTGAATTCGATATCTCTTTAGTCAAGATAGGGCCGGTAACCCCCGGTATTCTGCTCGGGTCTAATCTCCTCACGGTTGGGGTTGATTATAATGTGCAGGGTGTACCTACCATGCCAATATTGACGGCAAACTTTGGTGGTTCTATCAATATAGTTTCACGTACCTGCACAACACCCAGCAATATAAATGTTCAACTGGGCAGTCATAATATAAATACCGAATTTAAAAGTGTCGGCAGTGTGACACCGTGGATAGATGCGAGTATTAAATTTACGGATTGCCCCTATTTTTATGGGACGAAAGAAGATGGCCGGAATTTCTTTTACTCAAACGATGGCACTCAGGGTACCGGAGCCTCTAAAGCGAATACCATTACAGTTACACTGACACCATCAAACCCTATTATTAATTCTGCCAGTGGCATTATGGCAGTCAACTCATCGACACAAATGCCAGCAGCTCAAGGTGTAGGGATTCAATTAGGTTCGGGGAATAATACCGAAACACCGGTGCCATTTAATTTTGGTTCTACCCCGAGATTTACGCCAGCAAATGATGGTACACCGACGTTTAAAATTCCATTATCCGCACGGTATTACCAAACCAGTGCGACAGTACAACCCGGCAGGGCCGATGGAAGGCTAACGTTTACCATTAATTATTATTAG
- a CDS encoding helix-turn-helix transcriptional regulator → MRDVVIFSGSDLIRFALRAIIEPVFMHRPDRICSVIKICTSLPEFEHEILMSVNPVVIFDVDNIPVMKQFNTLITIRRKIKTSNIIFYSKDNELSGGYSYFKSANVMHLCKTATVNEIESILHQCFYQCVTSLNNTPNIFQCSKNQSSKLTGREHQILPLLMFGLTIKDVADLLSVSTKTISSHKINILKKYQVTSLVELYNKWKEIPT, encoded by the coding sequence ATGAGAGATGTTGTTATATTCAGTGGCAGTGACTTAATCCGGTTTGCCTTAAGAGCGATTATAGAACCTGTATTCATGCACCGGCCGGATAGAATCTGTTCGGTCATTAAGATCTGTACTTCATTGCCAGAATTTGAGCATGAGATTTTAATGTCTGTCAATCCAGTTGTTATTTTTGATGTTGATAATATACCCGTTATGAAGCAGTTTAATACATTAATAACGATCAGAAGAAAAATAAAAACAAGTAATATTATTTTTTACTCAAAAGACAATGAGTTATCTGGTGGCTACTCATATTTCAAAAGTGCCAATGTAATGCATCTTTGTAAGACAGCAACAGTCAATGAAATAGAGTCCATTTTACATCAGTGTTTTTATCAATGTGTAACTTCGTTGAATAACACACCCAATATTTTTCAGTGCAGTAAAAATCAATCCTCTAAATTAACAGGGAGGGAGCATCAAATACTACCACTTTTAATGTTTGGACTAACCATTAAAGATGTCGCGGACTTATTGAGTGTTAGTACAAAAACGATAAGTTCTCACAAAATTAATATACTTAAAAAATATCAAGTGACTAGTTTGGTTGAGCTTTATAATAAATGGAAAGAAATCCCGACTTAA
- the speF gene encoding ornithine decarboxylase SpeF yields the protein MTLLKIATSARLASYLETQRGVVYLNQTDFTDVAAVVMSVEDANAGILSALHELGFAIPTFIAVMSEQTVSTDYLPLIKGVITLGEANKGFYNAQIEAAASEYQKKLLPPFFSTLKKYVEMKNSTFACPGHQGGEFFRKHPAGRQFFEFYGETIFRSDMCNADVKLGDLLIHEGAAKDAQKYAAKVFNADKTYFVLNGTSAANKVVTNALLTRGDLVLFDRNNHKSNHHGALIQAGATPVYLETARNPFGFIGGIDAHCFDERYLRQQLREVAPERAEDVRPFRLAIIQLGTYDGTVYNARQVIDSIGHLCDYILFDSAWVGYEQFIPMMKDFSPLLLELTENDPGIIVTQSVHKQQAGFSQTSQVHKKDNHIKGQKRHCNHKRFNNAFMLHASTSPFYPLFAALDVNAKIHSGDSGRRMWMDCVKLGIETRKSLLERCSMLRPFIPPMVGGKNWQDYDTDIIANDTRFFNFVPNERWHGFEGYNQDQYLVDPCKLLLTTPGIDASTGQYTEFGVPAAILATFLRENGIVPEKCDLNSILFLLTPAENPAKMAHLVGMLAEFERYIEQDALLCDVLPTIYRKNEERYRGYTLRQLCQEMHDLYVSFDVKQLQKDMFRKASFPQVVMNPQDANIQFIRDNIELIPIAEAEGRIAAEGALPYPPGVLCVVPGEVWGGAVQRYFLALEEGINLLPGFSPELQGVYIEKGDVEWRRIFGYVITQ from the coding sequence ATGACATTATTAAAAATAGCAACAAGCGCCCGTCTCGCTTCTTATCTAGAAACTCAGCGTGGAGTGGTTTACCTCAACCAAACTGATTTTACGGATGTTGCCGCGGTGGTGATGTCGGTGGAAGACGCGAACGCCGGTATCTTGTCAGCACTGCATGAGCTTGGTTTTGCTATTCCTACTTTTATTGCTGTGATGTCAGAACAGACGGTTTCGACGGATTACTTGCCGCTGATTAAGGGAGTGATCACGCTCGGGGAAGCCAATAAAGGGTTCTATAACGCACAAATAGAAGCGGCAGCGAGTGAATACCAAAAAAAACTGCTACCGCCTTTTTTCTCAACGTTGAAAAAATACGTCGAAATGAAAAACTCAACCTTTGCATGCCCGGGGCATCAGGGGGGCGAGTTTTTCCGGAAACACCCCGCAGGTCGTCAATTTTTTGAATTCTATGGTGAGACGATCTTTCGTTCAGATATGTGCAATGCCGATGTCAAATTGGGTGACTTACTTATCCATGAAGGCGCGGCAAAAGACGCCCAAAAATATGCAGCCAAAGTCTTTAATGCCGATAAAACCTATTTCGTGCTGAACGGGACCTCAGCAGCAAACAAAGTGGTCACGAATGCTTTATTGACCCGTGGCGACTTGGTCTTGTTTGACCGCAATAATCATAAATCCAATCATCATGGTGCATTGATTCAAGCGGGGGCGACACCGGTCTATTTGGAAACGGCCCGTAATCCATTTGGTTTTATTGGTGGCATTGATGCCCACTGTTTTGATGAGCGCTATTTACGCCAGCAATTACGTGAAGTTGCACCCGAGCGTGCGGAAGACGTTCGGCCATTTAGACTCGCCATTATTCAGTTAGGCACATATGACGGCACGGTCTATAATGCAAGACAGGTGATTGATAGTATTGGTCATTTATGTGATTACATTCTATTTGATTCTGCGTGGGTAGGTTATGAACAATTTATTCCAATGATGAAGGATTTTTCGCCATTATTGCTGGAATTAACGGAAAATGACCCTGGGATTATTGTGACTCAGTCAGTGCATAAGCAGCAGGCTGGTTTTTCCCAGACCTCTCAGGTGCATAAAAAAGATAACCACATAAAAGGGCAAAAACGTCACTGCAATCATAAACGTTTTAATAATGCGTTTATGTTACATGCATCGACCAGCCCGTTTTACCCATTATTCGCCGCACTGGATGTGAATGCCAAAATACACTCTGGTGACAGTGGCCGCCGTATGTGGATGGATTGCGTTAAGCTGGGCATTGAAACTCGTAAATCGTTATTAGAACGCTGCTCAATGCTACGGCCTTTTATTCCACCGATGGTAGGTGGTAAGAATTGGCAAGATTACGACACTGATATCATCGCCAATGACACTCGTTTCTTTAACTTTGTCCCTAACGAACGTTGGCATGGGTTTGAAGGATATAACCAAGATCAGTACTTGGTTGATCCTTGTAAGTTATTACTGACGACGCCAGGAATTGATGCCAGCACGGGTCAATATACTGAGTTTGGTGTGCCTGCCGCGATATTAGCGACGTTCTTACGTGAAAATGGCATTGTGCCGGAAAAATGCGATCTGAACTCGATCCTATTTTTGTTAACACCGGCAGAAAATCCAGCAAAAATGGCCCATTTGGTTGGGATGTTGGCAGAGTTTGAGCGTTATATTGAGCAAGACGCACTACTGTGTGACGTTTTGCCGACGATATATCGTAAAAATGAAGAGCGCTATCGCGGTTATACTTTGCGGCAGTTATGCCAAGAGATGCATGATTTATATGTCAGTTTTGATGTTAAACAGCTGCAAAAGGATATGTTCCGTAAAGCGAGTTTCCCGCAGGTTGTCATGAACCCGCAAGATGCCAATATCCAGTTTATCCGCGATAATATCGAGCTGATCCCGATAGCTGAAGCAGAAGGGCGCATTGCTGCGGAAGGGGCACTACCTTATCCACCGGGCGTGCTGTGTGTCGTTCCGGGAGAAGTGTGGGGCGGGGCGGTGCAACGTTACTTCTTAGCTTTAGAAGAAGGCATTAATTTGCTGCCGGGCTTTTCGCCAGAATTGCAGGGCGTTTATATCGAAAAAGGTGATGTAGAGTGGCGGCGTATCTTTGGCTACGTCATCACCCAGTAA
- a CDS encoding fimbrial protein, producing MNKLNKLILLSALLSCSQYALALATCTTKITPARTFVANLSPASITVGPDMPNGTVVYRLDFRDPGTATDAFTCGAGSFNAPQTLEYTSTPTIANWSGTPFPNRVYQTQVPGIGVVVSSDLSNQALPTVAYTTTYSGDAFFNFNVRINAVLSLIKIGPVSPGTINGALLPRVRLNLSTDPTLTNSTPIPIYNLSFGGSLNIVSQTCTTPDVNVAMGSFEVSKYFTGIGSTTPWKDASINLTNCPVFYGYFNNSSYNTSPGSGVTTVGQPINNTLSVKLTPATAILNSSNGIFAIDSSNASAAKGVGIQLGYGATSSPSLLDFSKNITVSLTSSQQSVKIPLSARYYQTASAVSPGRADGKVVFLINYY from the coding sequence ATGAATAAGCTTAATAAATTAATTTTGCTAAGTGCATTATTGAGTTGCAGCCAATATGCATTGGCACTGGCGACGTGCACCACTAAAATCACACCGGCGCGGACCTTTGTTGCCAACCTGTCACCTGCCAGTATTACTGTCGGGCCTGATATGCCGAATGGAACGGTGGTGTATCGGCTGGATTTCAGAGATCCGGGTACCGCTACAGATGCGTTTACTTGCGGTGCGGGGTCTTTTAACGCGCCTCAAACTCTTGAATATACCAGTACACCCACGATAGCCAATTGGAGCGGTACTCCTTTCCCTAATCGTGTTTATCAGACCCAGGTTCCTGGTATTGGGGTTGTTGTGTCGAGCGACTTGAGCAACCAAGCATTACCAACGGTCGCCTACACAACGACCTATTCCGGAGATGCTTTCTTCAATTTTAACGTCAGAATCAATGCGGTACTGTCTCTGATAAAAATAGGCCCGGTATCTCCTGGTACGATTAACGGCGCTCTTTTACCGCGGGTGAGATTAAATCTTTCGACGGACCCAACGCTCACAAATAGTACACCGATACCGATTTATAACCTCAGTTTTGGTGGTAGCTTGAATATTGTGTCTCAAACCTGCACTACCCCCGATGTGAATGTTGCGATGGGGTCTTTTGAGGTGAGTAAATATTTTACCGGGATTGGATCGACCACACCTTGGAAAGATGCATCAATTAACCTGACGAACTGTCCCGTTTTCTATGGATATTTTAATAATAGCTCCTACAACACGTCACCAGGGAGTGGTGTTACGACAGTGGGTCAGCCTATAAATAATACGTTAAGCGTCAAATTGACCCCTGCGACAGCAATATTGAATTCGAGTAATGGTATTTTTGCTATCGACAGTTCTAATGCTTCGGCAGCAAAAGGTGTTGGAATACAATTGGGTTATGGTGCAACGAGTTCACCGTCTCTTTTGGACTTTTCCAAAAATATCACAGTATCACTCACCAGCAGTCAACAATCAGTGAAGATACCGTTATCGGCACGATATTATCAAACGGCATCGGCCGTCTCGCCAGGAAGAGCTGATGGAAAAGTGGTGTTTTTGATTAATTATTATTAA
- a CDS encoding fimbrial protein, whose amino-acid sequence MKKLAIIASIVAAFAGVNAAQAASTGTITFNGELTASTCDVSVDGQGADATVVLPTVGTSQLTSANQVAGNTGFSMALSNCTGTLKTVSAFFEAGPSVDVVTGHLKNVSGTAGLVSLELLDASNAMAPIKAGNSNQTTSTTYIDASTGSASLPYAVQYYADGATTPGTVVSNVVYSIQYK is encoded by the coding sequence ATGAAAAAGTTAGCTATTATTGCCTCAATCGTTGCTGCATTCGCTGGTGTGAACGCTGCTCAAGCGGCTTCTACCGGTACCATCACTTTTAACGGTGAACTGACCGCTTCTACTTGTGATGTTTCTGTCGACGGCCAGGGTGCAGATGCAACAGTTGTACTGCCAACTGTCGGTACTAGCCAATTGACTTCTGCTAATCAGGTTGCTGGCAACACCGGTTTTAGCATGGCGCTGAGCAATTGTACTGGCACGCTGAAAACAGTTTCTGCTTTCTTCGAAGCGGGTCCGAGTGTCGATGTGGTTACCGGCCACCTGAAGAATGTGAGTGGTACTGCGGGTCTGGTTAGCTTGGAGCTTCTGGATGCTTCTAACGCCATGGCACCGATTAAAGCCGGTAACAGCAACCAGACGACCAGCACCACGTATATTGATGCTTCTACAGGTTCTGCTTCACTGCCGTATGCGGTTCAATATTATGCTGATGGCGCAACCACTCCCGGTACTGTAGTCAGCAACGTGGTTTACTCTATCCAGTACAAATAA
- a CDS encoding oxidative damage protection protein has product MSRTIFCTFLQKDAEGQDFQLYPGEIGKRIYNEISKEAWSQWIAKQTMLINEKKLSMMNIEDRKLLEQEMVNFLFEGQDVHIEGYTPPSK; this is encoded by the coding sequence ATGAGCAGAACGATTTTTTGTACATTTTTACAGAAGGATGCTGAGGGGCAAGATTTTCAGTTGTATCCGGGTGAAATAGGCAAACGTATTTATAACGAAATCTCAAAAGAAGCCTGGTCACAATGGATAGCCAAACAGACCATGCTTATTAACGAGAAAAAACTGAGCATGATGAATATTGAAGATCGCAAACTGTTGGAGCAAGAGATGGTCAACTTCTTGTTCGAGGGGCAGGACGTTCATATTGAAGGTTATACTCCGCCGAGTAAATAA